From one Zhongshania sp. R06B22 genomic stretch:
- the hisC gene encoding histidinol-phosphate transaminase produces MTCDVFALANVGVQGLHPYQPGKPIEELQRELGLDSVVKLASNENPLGPSPVALAAAQTALKQMHLYPDASGFELKKKLAAKLGVSENQFTLGNGSNDVLDLIARAFLSAGSSAVFSQHAFIVYPIAVQAAGARAIITPAKNWGHDLVAMAAAIEPDTKVVFIANPNNPTGNYLDSDAVSAFLAKVPEHVIVVLDEAYVEFAEVADFPDGLGFLAQYPNVIVTRTFSKAYGLAGLRIGYGVSSPEIADLLNRVRAPFNVNIPAMSAALAVLDDHEYLRRSQQVNSAGMAQLCAGFNELGLAYIPSVGNFVAVELPCDALPVYQALLREGVIVRPVGVYQMPKHLRVSIGLEHENARFLIALRKLIEEGCFD; encoded by the coding sequence GTGACGTGTGATGTGTTTGCGCTGGCAAATGTTGGTGTTCAGGGTTTGCATCCCTATCAGCCCGGTAAGCCTATTGAAGAGTTGCAGCGTGAGCTGGGCTTGGATAGTGTTGTTAAGCTGGCGAGTAACGAGAACCCGCTAGGACCGTCGCCGGTGGCGTTGGCCGCTGCCCAGACTGCATTAAAACAAATGCACCTTTATCCCGACGCGAGCGGTTTTGAATTAAAGAAAAAGCTCGCCGCAAAATTGGGTGTTTCCGAAAACCAATTTACGCTTGGTAATGGCTCCAATGATGTCCTCGATCTAATCGCCCGTGCGTTTTTAAGTGCGGGTAGTTCCGCAGTTTTTTCGCAACACGCTTTTATTGTCTACCCGATTGCGGTGCAGGCTGCTGGCGCTCGTGCCATTATCACACCAGCTAAAAACTGGGGGCACGATCTAGTCGCGATGGCAGCGGCTATTGAGCCCGATACCAAAGTGGTTTTTATTGCCAACCCGAATAATCCCACCGGTAATTATCTTGATAGCGACGCTGTTAGTGCATTTTTAGCTAAGGTCCCCGAGCATGTCATTGTGGTGCTGGATGAGGCCTACGTTGAATTCGCCGAGGTCGCAGACTTTCCTGATGGTCTAGGCTTTCTTGCTCAATACCCCAATGTCATAGTGACCCGCACGTTTTCAAAGGCCTATGGCTTGGCCGGACTGCGGATTGGTTATGGGGTAAGTAGTCCGGAAATTGCCGATTTGCTAAACCGCGTGCGTGCACCGTTTAATGTCAATATTCCCGCCATGTCAGCCGCGCTTGCGGTGCTGGATGATCACGAATATTTACGCCGTAGTCAGCAGGTGAATAGTGCCGGTATGGCGCAGTTGTGCGCTGGCTTTAATGAACTAGGTTTGGCGTATATTCCTTCGGTAGGTAATTTTGTTGCGGTGGAGCTACCCTGCGATGCTCTGCCTGTTTACCAAGCGCTTTTGCGTGAGGGCGTTATCGTAAGGCCGGTCGGCGTTTATCAAATGCCGAAGCATTTGCGGGTTTCAATCGGTTTGGAACATGAAAATGCCAGATTCCTTATTGCCCTACGCAAGTTGATAGAAGAGGGCTGTTTTGATTAA